The Cuculus canorus isolate bCucCan1 chromosome 26, bCucCan1.pri, whole genome shotgun sequence genomic sequence GCTGAGCAGGGTCCCAGCTCTCGGGGTGCCCTGCGGCCGTCTGGGCACATGGGGACTGCTCTCCCTGCGCAGGGGAAATCAGGTTGAACCTCCTTCATTTCCAGTCAACCCTGTAATTAGTGCTCAGCCCATGCTGGCAAGCAGGATCCGgccctgggaaggagctgaggcCGCCTCGGGGTGTGAGGCAGGGACCAGCTGAGCCCAGAAAACTCATCTCACACCTGGCCAGTGAGCTGGCATCACCGGCCGGGACTCACCACCCTTCTCCCATGTGTTCCGCCtgttctcccttctctttcccagccCATTGTGTCTGGGGCTACCCCGGGATGCTTCTGCAAAGGGCAATTTTGCCTCACAGAGACCCATGAGGGCTTTACCATCCCCTGAGCGATGCTCAAAGCCCAGATTGCTCCTTCCAAGGTGGCTGCAGTGAGGATAAGCAGCAGTTCAAGAGCTCCAGCCCAAGAACAGGGGGTTCACTGCCACTTGGCCCTTTCCCCAGAACCCTTTGCCACGTGTCTTGGGAACGGCTCCGACCGTGGGGACCCCCTGCGGTGACTCAGGGCTGTTGGGCGTTGCGAAACAGGCCTGGGATGGTATGGGAGACGCCTCCGTGCAGCCCCGCCAAGCCCAGCCGCCCCGGGGAGCCCGTTGGGGGAACAAGCCAAGGCAGCGTCTGGGCTTTGCACAGCGGCTGACCCGTCAGGCAGGTTTCCCACAGCAGGGAACCAAGCCGGAGAGAATCATCCAGGGCCAGGCATGCCCCTCTGCCTGCTCGCAGGCTGACGGAGCCCCTGGCTCTCCTCTTGCCACTGAAGCCATGCGAGTGGCTGGGTTGCTGCTGGCTTGGGCGCTGCTGCGTCCCGCTGGCACCCAGCAATGCCACCTCGCCAGCCCCGGAGGCGTCCTTCGCTTCACTGACACACACGCCGAGATTCGGGTGCCGGCGCTGCACCGGGTACCGAGCTCGCTCGATCCCCTCTATGGCCTCGTCCGGCGCTGCCTGGACCTCATCCAGCAGAACCCCCTGCCCACAGGTGAGTCCTGAGCCAGGACCCCGCTGCCATGGGTGCTGGGAACCTGGGGGTTTGCCGCCTGCGATCCCCGTGTCCAGAGCTGCTCCGTGTGGTCTGAGCTCCTCCACAGAAGGGGATGCtgcctccatcccagccccactgacCACAGAGGTTTGGGGGCTCATCGGGTGGGACCTCTTTTACTGGTGCTGCGGTTtcttttgcagagctgctccgGGCAGCCCTGAATGACCCTGGTTCGGTGCGGACATCGCAGGTGAGcccagatgtggggcaggggatcCCATGGGGATGGTGCCCACCCAGaatggggcacccagagccccccaaaagcTGGGTGCATTGGTGCCAACCAGCCTCTCCCGTCACGTAGGTGGTGCAGTATGAGCTGGGCTACGTCGTCTGCGCCGTGGTGGCTCTGCTCTTCACCGTGGCTGTGCCGGTGGCCGGGATGTGCTTCTGCTACTGCCGGAGCCGCCGTCAGTGCGGGGGCCGCCTGCGTGCCCACCGGCGCTCGCTGGGCTGCCGCCGCCACTGCCTGCTGGTCTCCCTGTCCCTCACCTCCCTCATCATCCTGTGagtccccaaagccccctcGCCCCAGGAGGGGAGACCATGTCGcgtggggacagggctgggaggCTCTGCGGGGCAGCCCCGTCACTGCCTGCTCATCCGTGGCAGGACCAGCGTCGTCTGCGCCTTCGTCACCAGCCAGCGGGTGAAGGGGCAGATGGAGCCGGGGCTGGTGGCCGTGCCGGCCACCCTGCGCACCCTGCGGCAGCACATCGCCAGCGTCCCCCAGGTGCGTCCCCAAGTGACCTCCCCCTTGGTGAGGGGTGCAGCCCAGGCATGGCTGCGTTTCCCTTCTGGAGCAGTTTTGGAGGCGAGGTGACGTGGCtgcattaaaatgtattttgaacaACAACATGgagctccctcttctcctggTGGCTTCAACCCATGACCGACCAGCTCTTCTCTCCTGGCAGGGGGTGCAGATGGTGGTAGACCAGTTTGAGGTGCCCCGCCAGCACATCATCTCCGACCTCGGGGGTAAGCACcgtgctgggtgctgggggcacCATCCCGAGCTTCCCACCGGGATGATACGCTGATGGGCAGCGAATGCTTTGCAGGGCTCAGCCGGAGCGTGGGGGTCTCCATCCATGCGCAGCTGAAGGCCATGACCTACATGGCACTGGCAGACCTGCAGGAGAGGGCTGGAGGTATGGTCAAGCATGGCTttccctggggctggggacaaAGCCTCACCGGAGAGCCGGGGAGGCCGAGTGGATCAGTGCAAACTAGCCCCGGGCTTTCTCTTTAAGACCTACAGACCTCGCTGCACCATTTACAGATCCTCGACAAGACGGTGCGGGCGCTGGCATCGGCACGGGCCGAGCTGGAACCAGTGCTGCGGGAACGGCGTCAGCGCGTGGTGGCACTGCTGGATGACCCGCGCTGCACCTCCTGCGCCAGCGTCCTGGGCAGGGCACAGAGCCTGGAACTGGGTGCCGACTACGGCAaggtgggatggggtgctggtccTCCACCATCACCACCCCTCCTCTGGCAGCCTTGAGGCTCACAAGGTTGCTTCTTCCACTCCAAGGTGCCGTCGGTGGAGAAGGTTTTGAAGGCAGTGGCCGGTCTGCCCCGAAGTGACTTTGCGGAGATGATTCGCCAGGTTGAGTGGGGTTTGGGTGAAGCGAGGTGGTCTGGCACCCATAGGCTGCTCCGGCCAAGCTGCTcagcatcttctctttcctcacaGGGCAATGGCACCTTCAACTCCATCCCAGAGCTGGCTGTGGAGAGGATGGCACAGGTCATCCAGGGTGAGTGGAATAGCCAGACTGAGTGGGGACACCCTCCGTGGGACAAATCCCAATCTGGGGACAGAGGGTGGTGTGCTGGGACCACACGGCCCTCCAGCATGGCCCTGGCCTCACAGATCTGAGGGATGAGATGGCCCGAATAACTGAGAAGGTGCAGTCCATTGCCGATGGCTTCCCCCTCCATGACTACACCCGGCCCGTCAGCGAAGCCCTGGTGAAGGCAGAGGACAGGAGCCAGCCGTACCTCCAGGAGGTGGAGCGCTTCGAGCGGTACAGGTGACACTGGGAAGCATGAAGGGGTGTGAGGGCTACAGCAGAGATGGGTGCTGAGCCTTTCTTGAGCCCCAGCTGGTGCATCAGCCCTGTATCTCGAGGCTGTgccctgctgctcttccctcCAGGTGGATCACGGGCACGGTGCTCTGCTCcatcatcctcctcatcctcacatGCAACGTGGCAGGGATGGTCCTGGGGGCGTATGGTCTCTCCAAGAGGGAGGACCCGAGCGACTATGAGTGCCGAGGAGAAGCTGGTGCCAAGTTTCTCCTGGTGTAAGCATgtcttggggtgctggggggtggTGCCGTCTCACTCCCACCCCCAAACAGAGGGGCAAAGCCaagggagggactgggagctgGCTGAGTGGAAAGCCTTTTGAAGCCACCGCCTGCGCCAACGGCTTTGGGAGAAGCGGCTCCTCCCGTGGACCCAGCAGCTCCCGCACTCCGGCCCCGCTGCCTGGCACACCCTGCTCCCATGGGCCCTTCCCAGGCAGCCGGCGTGCCCGGGCGCGGGAGGGACCCGCGGGGCTGCAGCTGGTCCGGCAGGTCCCCACAAGCCCTTCTGCCCACTCGGGTCTACGAAGCCGCCACCAGcgcctcctctctctctttcagcgGTGTGGGCTTGTCTTTCTTGTTCTCCTGGCTCCTCATCCTCCTGGTTTTCGCTACCTTCCTGGTTGGGGGCAACATCCAGACACTGGTTTGCAGGAATTGGATCAACCAGGAGATTTATAAGGTGGGTGGCCACACATCCACCATAAATCCTCCATAAATCTCTGCTTGTATGGacctaaatcatagaatcatagaatagttagcgttggaagggaccttgaaggttatctagttccaccccctgccaaaATGCCTCCAAATGCTCTGCATTCAAAACCTGTAAAGAAAACCCCATCTTGAACCAGAAGGTTAAGTTTAGGATCAGGTTCTGGGATTTGCATCAGCAAGGGGAATTGGGGAATTGACCGTGTGCTTTTAGTTTGCTCAAGGTGATGATGTTCCCATCTTCAGCTCCTCTGTCCTCCGGTTGTTCGGGGATCCCTGGGAGGTTTGGGGCTGGCAGCATGCTGTGATGGGGATGGGAGCTGCATTGGGAATGGGATCAGGGCTTGTCCCACTGCCACGCACACATGGGCAGGTCATCTGCTTTCCCTCCTAACACTACCCGGTGAGGCTCTGCAATGGGGATCATGCAAATAAAGGCAAGATGAGCTCTGGCTGGGATTGGTTACGCCAGGATGAACCTGGGAGGGCAGAGCACCCACaaagtcatggaatcatggaatgatttgggctggaagaggcctcaaagcccacccaggttaacccctgccatgggcagggacacctcccactggttcaggggctccaaggcccatccaacctggccctgaacaccttcagggatggggcagccaccactgctctgggcaacctgggccagggcctccccaccctcatcgtgaagaatttcttcctaatgtctcatctaaacatttcttcctaatgtctcatcttcccccttccaatttaaagtcatcccccctcgtcctatcactccatgcctttgtaaaaagcccctcccagctttcctgcagcccctttcagtactggaagctgctctaaggtctccccagagccttcttttctccaggctgaacaagcccagctctctcagcctctcaaGTCACTGGCGGGAATGCCCGTGCCTGACCCCAACCCTCTTTTTCCTCCCGGTTGGCCCAGTTCATCGACACTCCTGGGAACTTGCCACCATCCATGAACCTCACCCACCACCTCAACCTCAGGAGGGACTCCAACCTCAGTGCCACGTACCGGTGCGTGCCACAGGTGTCCACCTCTGCCCCAGACCATGGACATTCAGGGTCACACCACAAACATCCCTTTGCCTTTCAGGGAGTGCAAGAATGGTGCGGGACtctgggaggtgctgcagctcaACAGGTCCTACGACCTGGATGAGCATCTGAAAACCCCCAAGGTGAGGACTGGCTACAGCCAGAGCTTCTCGTAATGGTGCGAGGATGCATGAGCTttactggggttactgggatggAGATGTCTGTCCCCAACGCTGCAGCATCTGTTGTGTCTCACCCCCCCGTAGTACACAGCTGACTTCCAAAAACGTCTGGGAGACTTCATGGCGCACTTGGGTGACGTGCGGCTCCTCCGCAGCGAGGGCAGGCAGGACCTGGAGACCTTCGCTCGCAGCGGTATGGATGAGGTGGACTTTGGGCGCTTCCAGGAGGAGGTGAGGGGATGCTCGGGGGGGGCTGGACTCTGCTGCAGGATGCAGGATACAGCCCAACCATGCTGGGGCTGGTGcccagggctggattttgggcATCTGCCACCTTCATCTCCCTCCAGATGAAAAACCCCGTGGTGCAGACCAGCCTCCCTGGCTTGGCGAGGAGCCTCGAGGGGCTGCAGAAGATGCAAGTGAGTGGCAGGGCGGGCAGCGGGGGCTGTGTGCGTGCCCGTGGGGATGTCCTcaccccactgtcccctcacaGAGGAATGGCACAGTGGCAGGGCGGCTGGCCGCCGAGGCCCGGGCCCTCTGGGAGATGCAGAACTCAACGGTGCAATCGCAGGAGGCTTTGGTGGTGAGTCCGTGCCGAGCTGGTGGCTCGTGGTACTGCCAGCATTTGCCTGGTGGTGTCTACATGAGAAGGGAGGACGGGGCTTTTGCAGCCTTCTCATCTCTCTGTCCTGCAGGTGAAGATGGGGGAAAGCGTCCAGTTCCTCTCCCGCTTGGCACCGCATCTCCAGGTACTTGAACGgtttctttcagctgcaaaaaatCTGTGCTCCCTATGGGTCTTGCCTCTTAGTGCCCCGAAAAGCCAGTTACAGAGTGGtgggagaggcaggaaaaatgCCATCTCGGGAGTTTTGGTCTCCTTTAGTGATTAGATTTGCCGCTGCAGATCAGAAATCCCCCTGCAGCAATCAGGGCACTCGGTGTCCCCAGCAAAGCCATTGCACTGTTTCATCTCCCTGCCAGGAGGTTTCTCAGCTCCGGGCAGGTCCCTCTTTCTCTGTACTCCAGCAACCAGACCCACCTCGGAGTGCAGCACGTGCACAGCACTGCAAACCCCTCTTCTGACACCCCCGGGGTACCTGTCCTGCTGCTCAGCGCTCTAAGGATACTCTGCCTTTCCTGTGCTTCCCCAGGAGCGGGTGAAGAAGACACTGGCCACCACAGCCTCGGTGGAAGCCCGTCTGCCTGTGCAAGCCCAGCAAATCCTCCGGCAGGTGAGGTTCTGGTTTAGCCCTCAAGGGTACAAAATTCCCTTGAACAAGAGTGAGACCGGAGTGCTTCAAGAGGGGAAGGGGCACTTAGAAGCCTCCAGCCCTTGTTTCCAAGCCCAATATTCGGTCAGAGCTGGCTGGAATGGGGCTGGAGCCGTGCTGGGAAGCATGGTGCCTGCCCTCCACACTGCCTCCTGTCTTCCCAGGAGATCGGCTGCTTCACGAGGAAGGAGCTGCGGTACTTTGCGCAGTATCTGAACTGGGTCGGGCAGACGGTAGGTGCTCCCCTTTGCTGTGGAGGGGTTCCTTGGAGATTGGAGCACCCATGGATGCTGCATGCAAGCACCTTGCTGAGCGGAAGCGGCAAAATGCATCCCTCGAGTCAGGAATGTGTTTATGCCTTGTCCCCACTTCTTGTTGCAGCTAAGGGAGGACGTGGCTTCATGTCAGCCGCTTGCCACAGCCCTGGACAACGGGCGGGTGATCTTGTGTGACCGCATCGCTGACCCCTGGGTACGAATCACACCCTTCTCCCTCTCGGGAGAAGGTCCAGTGGGGTCCTGCATGGTGCAGCATCCCACCACCAAGCAGCATGAGCTGGGGGCAGCCAGGGCTGACAGCAGCCCTGACACACCCCCAGGAATAGCCAAGGCTCCCCAAACCTCTCCAGAGCCTGGGAGCTgcctctcctggcacatctcAGTGGGGACCCCGTGCTCTCTCCTTGCAGAATGCTTTCTGGTTCAGCCTGGGCTGTTGCACATTCTTTCTCATCCCCAACATCATCTTTGCCATCAGGCTCACCAAACACTTCCGCCCCATCCGCAACCGGCTCATGTaagccatgggcagggggtGGGTGGTTGGGCTGCCGGGGGTGAGAGGGCACAGGGAGGGGAGTTGTGGGCTCCTCCTCAACACCCtgatgttttctccttctcctgcagctctACAGGGTCAGAGGAGACCTGTCCCTTCCACATCCCCCGTGTCACAGCACTGAAGCTCTAAGATGGGGGTCTGCTGGGTGCGGCAGTGTGTCCTGTACCCCAGGAGCTCCCATCAAACTTGTAACCAAGAACTGCAGGGCTCCAGGTCCCTCCGATGTCTTCCAGGGCTCCAGGTCCCTCCGATGTCTTGCAGGGCTCTGGGTCCCTCCAAGGTCTCGCAGAGCTCTGGGTCCCTCTGATGCCTTGCAGgactccaggtccctctggtgTCTCAGAGGTCTCTGAGCCCTTCTGGTACTTGCAGGGCTCTGGGTCCTCCTGACATCTTGCAGGGCTCTGGGTCCCTTCGACGTCTCACAGGGCTCCAGGTTCCTCTGATGTCTTGCAGGGCCCCGGGTCCCTCTGATATCTCTTCCTTGGTACCTGAGCATCCTTCCCGTGCACGGGCTCTCTCCAGTTTCTCTTCCTCAGCCGCCTTTGAGCTCTGAGCACCCATCAGGGACACTCCCGGAGCCCAGCTAACCAAGGGCACAGCGGAATTctccctgcatctcctgctCCCCACCAGAGTGCCCCTGGCAGACCCCGTGGGGAAGGGTGCCCACCCGCTGCCCCATGACGCTTCCCCACACCTGGAACACCAAGGCAGGAGGACATTAAAATCCTTTCCTGCCAAACCCACCACCGTCTGCTTTGTTTCATGGCCACCATCCCTGTTTTCCACAGGGAACCTGTTCAGAGGGTGTGTGGCAGCCCCAGGGGGGAGCAGCCCTGGCCTGGATCATCTGCTCTTGCAGGAGACCTTGAGGGTGCCATGGCCAGGGTGAGGGGTGGCCACGGCCGAGGGGCTCCGGGGTCAGAGGAGGCCCCGGGGGGCAGCTCAGGGGCCACCATGGCTGTGTGGGCTGTATCCTcgcaggagcagagggaaggacaTGGCTGGGGGGCTCCAACCCCACGGGGGAAGTGGGGAGGACGTGGCTGGGAGGCTCCAACCCcgtgggggcagagggggggacACGGTTGGGGGGCTCCAACCCCATTGGAGAAGTGGGGAGGACATGGCTGGGGAGCTCCAACCCtatgggggcagtggggaggaCATGGCTGGGGGGCTCCAGCTCTCTGGGGGCAGTGGGATGAAGATGGTTGGGGGGGTCCAGCCCTGCAGCGGCAGAGGGGAAGGCATGGCTGGGGATGCTCAGCGAGGAAGACATGGCTGGGGGTCCAGGGCAGTGGACGCCTTGGGGTGGCAGCTCAGGGACCACCATGGCCGGGTGGGCTCCAGCCCTGCAAGGGTGGCCGCGGCTGGGGTTGGTCTGGGGCCAGGGGAGACCCCAAGGTGCAGCTGAGGGGCCATCAGGGCTGGgtgggctccagccccacaggTGCAGAAGAGAGGACATCACTGGGGGGCTCCAACCCCacaggggcagaggggaggacACGGCTGGGGGAGCTCCGGGCCctgaggaggcagctgggctcACACCCCGGGGCCCGCGGGACCCCCGTCTCCAGCCACGCCGAGACCCACACATAACCCTCCTCGTGGCCCTGTGGTGCTGTTAATTAGAGCCCAATTAGAGGCAGGGTCTCAGAGGCAAACCTGCAGGGTACAGAGGGGATGCTGCAGGTGGATTCTACTCATCCCCCCGCGCGAGGATGCGCAGGCAAGGCTTTGGGCTCCGTGTTTGTAACACTGATGGCTTTACAGCACGAAACCCCTACTTTTCATTCATCTTTCATTCCCCGACTACAAAGACCTTCGTCCTGTTAGCAAATAATTTACAAAGCCAACACAGGCGTTCAGATCCACCCCTTCGAAGCAAACGAGGATTTCCCACTATTTCCCTCGCCGTAACACTCCCTATTTGCCAGCTGACAGAGAAATTCTTATTCTTATGCATTATTAAAAGTCTGTTCCTGCCCACAGCCAGCAATAATGCGGAAAATACCTGTTTTATGCATTATTTAAGTTATCGCTGCCAAGAGACAGCTGGTTTTATGCTGTTTGCCTGCAGAGGTCAGCATCACTAAGGCTGTTTCCGAAAGGGATTTGGGGAGCCGAAGGCCAAAGGAGGATTTTTGCAGGAATCCCTGTGCCCAGTGATGGCCTCAGCCCATCTGGAAACTTTCCCATGGTGTCATCTGCgaaaatcagctttaaaaatggAGTATTTTGTAGTCAGAGCAAGGTTGGTGGTGAGGAGAAGTGATGTTGGTACAGGGGATTCAGTTGGAAACACGTCCGCAACCcttctgcttcccagctggGTTTGTTTTGAAGATGTCTAATCGTTAAATTCTGAGCTAATTAAAAGGGAAAGGTCTGCCTCATTTTTATAAGCCCCTCTCAAcactacattttaaataaaattataccCTCTCTGTGGTGCAGAAGAGCAAAGGGATTATCCCCTTTAAAGGGTAAGTGGCATATATATGCAATATATACACCTGATACATTGATTAATGAATAATACAGCTGGATTGCCTGCTTAAGGTAATTTCTCATAGCTGGGTCACAATAAAGAACAGACCAGCACACAGAGATAAACAATGAATAACAAAGGGTTTCACCCTAAAACAGATGTATATTACAAAGTGTGGTCACTACTGTATCTCTTTTCCACGCCTGGGAGggaaatggattaaaaatgtGAGCTGTTGCATCTCTGAGTTAATGGTAAATCACCAACGAATAATCCAGAAAATTGTCCTAAACCAGCTGGagttcactttattttttttcaataataagAAAAGAGGATGTGCTGGGTAATGATTCCTCTCTTGAATCAGGGGCACGGTTTATGATTgaccccagtccctccccaaagggacccccacGCACAGGCTGGCACACCTTCCCTCTGCCTGATTGCTTGTATGGATAATCTAAACACAGAATCTCATTTCCAGCTCCCGGATGTGGtatttttctatgaaaagtGGTTATCACCTCCatcaaaggggtttttttctgtctcagctTGTCAGGGACCCGTGTTCTGTGCACTTATAAGGACTGGACTAAACCGCTGCTGATTAAACCGCTTCCCTTCTGATATCCTCCTCTCTTGAAATTCAACTCTTGCAACACCTCACTGGCACACCCGCCTCGGGCTCTGTCTACTGACCCTGAGGAGCGTCTATAATTAATATAGAGAAGATCAATAATTCAAAGGCGGGGGAGCAGCGGCATTGTCGCCTCTCCCTCGCTGGGCTCTGCTCAGCCCACGTGCGGTTCCCCACCAACACctatttcaagaaataaatgaCTCTTCTCTATTCCCGGAACTAAGGAGAAATACGGGAAAAGCGCTTACAATCCTGCCGGAATCAGCCTTTTTCAGGAATTAAATTAGTCTCCAATGACTATTGTTATTTCATTGTTATTTCCTCCCCATTTATCAAGAAATtccagcctccttttttttttttcttctccagaaaaaGGATCGTTGACCTCttccatctgtttttctcatcaTCCCCTGGAAACAGAAAGCTTAGATCCAAAACAGCTGCCATGAAGAGCTGCTCAATCCTTCGTTCCCATCCCAAAGATGTTAATTTTAACGCTATTGGTGCAGTAGCGCTCCAGCAATTGGTGAGGGAGCAACAAAACCCCAGTTCTCAGCTTTGTTTAATTTAATCTCAGCCAAGGAGTTGACGTAATTATATCagtcttccctttcttttcaggaGCAGATGACCTAATGGATCCTTTGCAGAATAACCCAAGCTCCACACAGGCTCAGCTCTGTAAGAAATCAAGTCCCAGAGGCTTTACTCcagcttcctttatttttaacatgacAAGATCCTTGGATTATTAAtaccacaaaaatatttgggaCAGCACAGATATTTCAGGCCAGAAAATGGACC encodes the following:
- the PROM2 gene encoding prominin-2, which translates into the protein MGDASVQPRQAQPPRGARWGNKPRQRLGFAQRLTRQAGFPQQGTKPERIIQGQACPSACSQADGAPGSPLATEAMRVAGLLLAWALLRPAGTQQCHLASPGGVLRFTDTHAEIRVPALHRVPSSLDPLYGLVRRCLDLIQQNPLPTELLRAALNDPGSVRTSQVVQYELGYVVCAVVALLFTVAVPVAGMCFCYCRSRRQCGGRLRAHRRSLGCRRHCLLVSLSLTSLIILTSVVCAFVTSQRVKGQMEPGLVAVPATLRTLRQHIASVPQGVQMVVDQFEVPRQHIISDLGGLSRSVGVSIHAQLKAMTYMALADLQERAGDLQTSLHHLQILDKTVRALASARAELEPVLRERRQRVVALLDDPRCTSCASVLGRAQSLELGADYGKVPSVEKVLKAVAGLPRSDFAEMIRQGNGTFNSIPELAVERMAQVIQDLRDEMARITEKVQSIADGFPLHDYTRPVSEALVKAEDRSQPYLQEVERFERYRWITGTVLCSIILLILTCNVAGMVLGAYGLSKREDPSDYECRGEAGAKFLLVGVGLSFLFSWLLILLVFATFLVGGNIQTLVCRNWINQEIYKFIDTPGNLPPSMNLTHHLNLRRDSNLSATYRECKNGAGLWEVLQLNRSYDLDEHLKTPKYTADFQKRLGDFMAHLGDVRLLRSEGRQDLETFARSGMDEVDFGRFQEEMKNPVVQTSLPGLARSLEGLQKMQRNGTVAGRLAAEARALWEMQNSTVQSQEALVVKMGESVQFLSRLAPHLQERVKKTLATTASVEARLPVQAQQILRQEIGCFTRKELRYFAQYLNWVGQTLREDVASCQPLATALDNGRVILCDRIADPWNAFWFSLGCCTFFLIPNIIFAIRLTKHFRPIRNRLISTGSEETCPFHIPRVTALKL